Proteins encoded within one genomic window of Flavobacterium gilvum:
- a CDS encoding nucleoside deaminase yields the protein MENLFTDEYFMKKALQEAEVAFEKGEIPVGAVIVVADKIIARSHNLTEMLNDVTAHAEMQSITAAANFLGGKYLKDCTLYVTLEPCQMCAGALYWSQISKIVYGANDEHRGFTKMGTQLHPKTVVVSGVMANEAADLMKRFFKERRK from the coding sequence ATGGAAAACCTTTTCACAGACGAATATTTTATGAAAAAAGCTTTGCAGGAAGCCGAAGTGGCTTTTGAAAAAGGCGAAATTCCTGTGGGAGCTGTTATTGTTGTTGCAGACAAAATCATTGCAAGAAGTCATAATCTGACCGAAATGCTCAATGATGTTACAGCACACGCCGAAATGCAATCCATAACTGCTGCTGCCAATTTCCTTGGCGGAAAATACCTCAAAGATTGTACTTTATATGTGACTTTGGAACCATGCCAAATGTGTGCGGGAGCTTTGTACTGGAGTCAGATTTCTAAAATTGTTTATGGAGCAAATGATGAACATCGTGGTTTTACGAAAATGGGGACACAGCTACATCCCAAAACGGTTGTGGTTTCCGGGGTGATGGCAAATGAAGCCGCCGATTTGATGAAACGTTTTTTTAAGGAAAGACGCAAATGA
- a CDS encoding DMT family transporter, translating to MMTKQLKWVYLLVLSLIWGSSFILIKKGLVGLTAFQLGSLRIIFAAVFLLLIGFKSLVKIPLHQWKYIALTAMFGTFIPAYLFSIAETEIDSSITAILNSLTPLNTLILGAAFFGITFRKSQIWGVIIGLFGSLLLVFDGAANHPEQNYYYAILVLIASICYATNVNLIKRYLSDLPSLSITTGNFLVLLFPALGILFFTDFFDVVHVEKVQHSLWFILILGVIGTGIANIIFFKLIQISSPVFATSVTYLIPIVAFFWGLLDNEILTFVQCIGAFIILVGVYLSARK from the coding sequence ATGATGACAAAGCAGTTGAAGTGGGTTTATTTATTAGTTCTGTCCTTAATTTGGGGAAGTTCTTTCATACTGATAAAAAAAGGATTGGTTGGATTGACCGCTTTTCAATTAGGCTCATTGCGTATTATTTTCGCGGCTGTTTTTCTGCTTTTGATTGGGTTTAAAAGTTTGGTCAAAATTCCGCTTCATCAATGGAAATATATAGCATTGACGGCTATGTTCGGGACATTTATTCCTGCATATCTTTTTTCAATTGCCGAAACTGAAATTGACAGTTCGATAACCGCCATTCTAAACTCCTTGACTCCGCTGAATACACTTATTTTAGGAGCGGCTTTTTTTGGGATTACCTTCAGAAAAAGTCAGATTTGGGGTGTAATTATTGGGCTTTTCGGGAGTTTGCTTTTGGTTTTTGACGGAGCAGCCAATCATCCCGAACAAAATTACTATTATGCCATTTTGGTCTTGATAGCTTCTATCTGTTATGCAACGAATGTCAATTTAATTAAAAGATATTTATCAGATTTGCCTTCTTTGAGCATTACAACAGGGAATTTTTTGGTCTTATTGTTTCCAGCTTTAGGCATTCTGTTTTTTACCGACTTTTTTGATGTGGTTCATGTGGAAAAAGTACAGCATTCCCTTTGGTTCATATTAATTCTGGGAGTGATTGGAACCGGAATTGCCAATATTATTTTCTTTAAATTAATACAGATTTCGTCACCTGTTTTTGCGACATCAGTTACTTATTTGATTCCGATTGTTGCTTTCTTTTGGGGATTATTAGACAATGAAATATTGACATTTGTTCAATGTATTGGTGCTTTTATCATTTTGGTTGGAGTTTATTTGTCAGCAAGGAAATAG
- a CDS encoding heavy-metal-associated domain-containing protein → MNFTKSIAIIALSGLLFASCKDNKAELKTEATSTEAAAPKVKKVIAPENLQTASFTIEGMTCAIGCAKTIQDELTALDGVQEAKVDFDKKLATVTFDKTVQTPESLTKVVQDTGDGKTYKVSNMKS, encoded by the coding sequence ATGAATTTTACTAAATCAATAGCAATTATAGCGCTTTCAGGATTGCTTTTCGCAAGCTGTAAGGATAACAAAGCTGAGTTAAAAACTGAAGCAACTTCAACTGAAGCAGCTGCCCCAAAAGTTAAAAAAGTAATTGCTCCCGAGAATTTACAAACGGCAAGTTTTACTATCGAAGGAATGACTTGTGCCATTGGTTGTGCCAAAACAATTCAGGACGAATTAACCGCTCTTGATGGTGTACAGGAAGCCAAAGTAGATTTTGACAAAAAACTGGCAACAGTAACTTTTGACAAAACGGTTCAAACTCCAGAAAGCTTAACTAAAGTTGTTCAGGATACAGGTGACGGAAAAACATATAAGGTTTCTAATATGAAGTCTTAA
- the gldD gene encoding gliding motility lipoprotein GldD — protein sequence MLKKITALALFFTLLFTVISCKKDVLPKPASYLRLDYPEAEYVTFKSHCPFEFDQNSKAIVKEDKDCGYSITYPKMKATIYLTYKPVNNNMKQLLRDAQKLTYEHVIKADDILEQPYINPEKKVYGMFYQVDGNAATNSQFYVTDSVKHFVTGSVYFYAKPNFDSIMPAVSYVKNDMQRLMETLKWK from the coding sequence ATGTTAAAAAAAATTACGGCCTTAGCACTTTTTTTTACACTATTATTTACGGTAATAAGTTGTAAAAAGGATGTTTTACCAAAACCCGCCAGCTATTTAAGGCTGGATTACCCCGAAGCAGAATATGTTACTTTTAAAAGTCATTGCCCTTTTGAATTTGACCAAAATTCTAAAGCAATAGTAAAGGAAGATAAGGATTGCGGCTATTCGATAACCTACCCAAAGATGAAAGCAACCATTTACCTGACATACAAACCGGTAAACAACAATATGAAGCAGTTACTTAGGGATGCCCAAAAATTAACTTACGAACACGTAATCAAAGCCGATGATATTTTGGAGCAGCCTTATATAAATCCTGAGAAAAAAGTATACGGAATGTTTTATCAGGTAGATGGAAATGCGGCAACCAATTCCCAGTTTTATGTAACCGACAGTGTTAAACATTTTGTTACGGGCTCTGTTTATTTTTATGCTAAACCCAATTTTGATTCCATCATGCCAGCGGTAAGTTATGTCAAAAACGACATGCAACGCCTGATGGAAACCTTGAAGTGGAAGTGA
- a CDS encoding gliding motility-associated protein GldE — MDPEPSLEIASQVDFTLVFGFIGIIILLFCSAIVAGAEVALFSLSQKDLEDSIQKNNSKGKIIANLLEKPKKLLATLLVANNFINIAVVILFSFVGKDLFGAIQSPVLKFITEVILVTFLLLLFGEVLPKVYASRNNIKFAQLIAYPVSGLDKILSPVSIPMRSITLFLQNKLAKQKSNFSIDQLSQALELTATDETSTEEQKILEGIVSFGNTDTKQVMSPRIDIFALEISETFTEIYSKIIEKGFSRIPVYRDNIDQIEGVLFVKDLLPYINNTEFDWTTLLREPFFVPENKKLDDLLKDFQSMKSHLAIVVDEYGGTSGLVSLEDVIEEIVGEISDEYDDAQVNFSKIDDKNYIFEGKINLKDFYRIIDVDENLFEERKGEAETLAGLILEILGNFPKKGQKIVFENCTFVIESADQKRIKQIKVTLE, encoded by the coding sequence TTGGACCCAGAGCCCAGTTTAGAGATTGCTTCTCAAGTTGATTTTACTTTAGTATTTGGTTTTATTGGGATTATCATTTTGCTTTTTTGCTCCGCAATAGTAGCTGGTGCCGAAGTTGCATTGTTTTCTTTATCACAAAAAGATTTAGAAGATTCCATCCAAAAAAATAATTCGAAAGGAAAGATAATTGCCAACCTTTTGGAAAAACCAAAAAAACTTCTGGCAACCTTACTCGTAGCCAACAATTTCATTAACATCGCGGTAGTTATTCTTTTTTCTTTTGTTGGAAAAGATCTTTTTGGCGCGATACAATCTCCTGTTTTAAAATTTATAACCGAAGTGATTCTGGTTACTTTCCTGCTATTGCTTTTTGGCGAAGTACTGCCAAAAGTTTATGCCAGCCGCAATAACATAAAATTTGCCCAACTGATTGCTTATCCTGTTTCGGGACTGGACAAAATATTGTCACCAGTAAGTATTCCTATGCGTTCGATAACACTTTTTTTGCAAAATAAATTAGCAAAGCAAAAGTCAAACTTCTCGATAGATCAATTATCTCAAGCTCTAGAATTGACCGCTACCGACGAAACTTCTACCGAAGAACAAAAAATCCTGGAAGGAATCGTTTCTTTTGGGAACACAGATACCAAACAGGTTATGAGTCCGAGGATCGATATTTTTGCTTTGGAAATTTCTGAAACTTTTACCGAAATTTATTCAAAAATCATCGAAAAAGGTTTTTCAAGAATCCCTGTTTACAGAGACAATATTGATCAGATTGAAGGTGTTTTGTTTGTCAAAGATTTACTTCCGTATATTAATAACACAGAATTTGATTGGACAACCTTATTGCGCGAACCTTTTTTTGTTCCCGAAAACAAAAAATTGGACGATTTGCTCAAAGATTTTCAGAGCATGAAAAGCCATTTGGCAATTGTGGTTGATGAATATGGCGGAACATCTGGATTGGTTTCTCTTGAGGATGTTATCGAGGAAATCGTGGGTGAAATAAGTGATGAATACGACGATGCTCAGGTAAATTTTTCCAAAATTGACGATAAAAATTATATTTTTGAAGGCAAAATAAACCTGAAAGATTTCTACAGGATTATTGATGTAGACGAAAATTTATTTGAAGAACGAAAAGGAGAAGCAGAAACTTTGGCTGGACTTATTCTTGAGATTTTGGGCAATTTTCCCAAAAAAGGACAGAAAATAGTTTTTGAAAACTGTACGTTTGTCATCGAATCAGCCGATCAAAAACGCATCAAACAAATTAAAGTAACGCTTGAATGA
- a CDS encoding single-stranded DNA-binding protein has product MNGTLNKVMLIGHLGDDVKMHYFEGGNCIGRFQLATNEVYVNKTTNEKITSTEWHNLVVRNKAAEICEKYLSKGDKIYVEGRIKSRQWQAEDGSIKHTTEIQVTEFTFLNTKKDTESHKTINSSESPKNTNFDPQNNDLPINDLPF; this is encoded by the coding sequence ATGAACGGAACATTGAATAAAGTTATGCTTATTGGGCATCTTGGCGACGATGTCAAAATGCATTATTTTGAAGGAGGAAACTGTATCGGCAGATTTCAATTGGCGACAAACGAGGTTTATGTTAACAAAACAACCAACGAAAAAATTACTTCTACAGAATGGCACAACTTGGTCGTGCGTAACAAAGCAGCCGAAATTTGTGAAAAATATCTTTCTAAAGGAGATAAAATTTATGTCGAGGGAAGAATAAAATCAAGACAATGGCAAGCCGAAGACGGCTCTATCAAACATACCACAGAAATTCAGGTAACCGAATTTACTTTTTTGAACACCAAAAAAGACACTGAAAGCCATAAAACAATAAATTCATCAGAATCCCCAAAAAACACTAACTTTGACCCTCAAAATAACGACTTGCCTATCAACGACTTGCCGTTTTAA